From Maridesulfovibrio ferrireducens:
TTGAAAACAGATGCGTTAACAACATTCTTATAGCTGTTGCCGAAGCTTCCGGTTCCCAGATGCGCAGCATCATTGAAGCCTGTAAAACCACGGGACTCCCCTACAAAATACTGCCCGGTATGGATGAGATTATTAACGGAAAAGTAGGCATCAAAGCTTTGCGCGATGTCAGCTATCAAGATCTCCTGGGCAGATCCCAGGTTCAGCTCGATACCACCCGTATCAGTCAGTATATTTCCGGAAAAACTGTTCTTGTAACAGGATGCGGAGGCTCAATAGGCTCTGAACTGGTCAGACAGGTGGTGCGCTTTAACCCTGCAAAGCTGATTCTGGTTGATGCAAGTGAAGCCAACCTTTATTCCATTCAGATGGAACTGCATCACGAACTTAAATTTAATGATTATGTGACGGTTCTCGGTTCTGTCCAAAACTCAAGCCTGCTTGACCGTACCTTCGGTGAACATAAACCGCATACTGTTTTCCACGCAGCAGCTTACAAACATGTCCCCATGGTCGAGCGTAATCCTTGGCAGGCCGTTAATAATAATATTTGCGGCACAAAAAAGGTCATGACTGCGGCAGATAAACACGGCGTAGACAGATTCGTTATCGTTTCCACAGATAAAGCCGTCAGACCCACAAATATTATGGGCGCATCCAAAAGAGTAACCGAACTGCTCATGCGTCTTTTCCACAATTCCAAAACAACCTTCATGGCTGTAAGATTCGGAAATGTTGTAGGTTCATCAGGTTCGGTTGTGCCTCTTTTCCGCAGACAGATTGAAAAAGGCGGACCAGTCACAGTCACTCATCCGAACGTTACCCGCTATTTCATGTCCATATCAGAAGCCGCCCAGCTTATACTGCAAGCCGGAGTAATGGCTAAAGGCGGAGAAATTTTCATCCTTGAAATGGGAATGCCTGTTAAAATTGCAGACATGGCCCGCGACTTGATCAAGCTTTCCGGTAAAGAACCGGACAAAGACATTGAAATTATATTCACAGGACTGCGTGAAGGTGAAAAACTCTATGAAGAGCTTATCACCGAAGGTGAAGATATTGTCACCACCGAGCACGAAAAAATAATGGTCCTCAAAGCCGAAGAAAACGATATCGCAGCCTACGCTACGGAACTAAATAATTTGCTGAATCAAATGGCTGAAGCGGCTCATAATTTTGATGGGGAAAAAGTCCGCGCGATACTTCATGATACTGTTGCTGAGTTTGATGAAGAAGGTTGAAATAATTTAAATGCTATTTAACTCTCACATATTTATCCTTTTTTTTCTGCCTCTCGTATTTGCATTTTATTTCCTCTTACGAGGTTTCAACTTGCACTTTGCAGGCAAGCTCTTTCTGGTGTGCGCATCCTTTATTTTCTACGCATGGTGGAAAACAGAATACCTTTTCCTGCTCAGTGGAACCATCATATGGAATTTTATGATGGCTGAAGCCTTGCACCGCTGGCGTAGTAAATCCATACTTTCACTCGCTGTTTGTGGAAACATTTCTGTACTTGGATACTTTAAATACAAAAATTTCTTTTTTGATAACATCGCCGGACTGACAGGAATGCCATCAATAACTGAAAAAGTTATTATCCCACTAGGAGTCAGCTTCTATACATTTCAGCAAATATCCTTTCTGGTAGACACCTATCGCGGCAAAGCTGATAGATGCAACTTGCTAGATTATACCCTTTTTGTTTCCTTCTTCCCTCAACTTGTCGCCGGACCGATCAGCTATCAACACGAAATTACACCTCAATTTAACGCCTCTGATGCCGGGAATTTAAATTATAACAATATAGGGCAAGGCTTTTTTCTCTTCAGCATAGGATTATTCAAAAAGATAGTTATTGCTGACTCTTTAGCTCCATATGTAGAAAAAGGCTTTGATAATGCCTTAGCATTACCATTCTGGGATTCATGGGCAACAAGTCTTGCATATACCTGTCAACTTTATTTTGATTTCAGTGGCTACACAGACATGGCTCTCGGACTGGGATTGCTTTTCAACATAAAACTTCCTAACAATTTTAATTCGCCCTACAAATCAACTAATATACAAGAATTCTGGAGAAAATGGCATATAACTCTTGGTAGATTTGTACGTGACTATATCTATATTCCCTTAGGAGGAAGCCGCAAGGGAAGCTATAGAACGCTGGCAAACCTTTTTTCATCATTCCTTTTGATCGGACTTTGGCATGGAGCAGGTTGGAACTTTGTACTATGGGGCGGCTTGCATGGCGGTGCTATTGTGATTCACAGAATCTGGCAAAATACAGGTGGAAAACTCCCAATTTATGCCGGGTGGATTCTCACCTTCCTGTATGTCAACGCATGTTGGGTACTGTTTAGAGCCACAACTACTTATGATGCAATAAAAATATTCAAAGGAATGATGGGCATGGTCAATGTTGGCTTTTCTACAGCCCTTACCCTTACAGATGATTTTATACTGCTTGGAGCATGTATGGGACTTATCGCCTTCACAGCTCTATTCAAGAACTCTGTTGAAATCTCCCACGAAATGAAATTTTCTTTCAAAGAATCAGCATTAACGTTAACCTTCTTTGTGATTTCCTTCATAAAACTATACTCTTACCAAACCTTTCTCTACTTCGATTTTTAATATGTCTGAACGCAAATGGACCATACGGACTCTTTCGATACTTACCGCGCTGGTAATAGGTTTGATCGTCACTGTTAACTTTATTATAGACCCTTACGGAGAGTTTCGCTTAATCGAGGGAGATTACAACAAACTGAAACTTAAGGCTGAAAAAACAACCGCATTACAAGTCTCCTCGAAACTCTATGACGGAAAATATGCACTTGTGTTTGGCAGCAGCAGAACAATGCTTCTATCCTCTGAGATTATGGGTGAACCAGTCTTAAATTTTAGTACCTCCCTATATAATAACCCTGGAGACATTCTTGCTCTCCTCGAAATGCTCAATAAAAAACAACTTGCCAACATTACCCATATCTATTTTTTAGTGGACATTAACGGATTTCATTATACAAGTGCAGCCCCTGAAATGCTCAATAAAGGGACCTTACTACTCGAAACACTTAAAAACCTTGGGCCTAAAAAGATTGAAGAAGCCTGGAACTGCCTTACTGCAAACAACCAAAAACTCAGTGAATCCAACTATCCTAACTACATAGATTCATATGGAACGTTGCATAAACAAGAAACCCCTTACAAAACAAGGCAACCTCATTTTTCAAGCCACGTTGTAACCCCGTACTTTTTAAATTCACTGAAAAAAATAAATTCCTTCAGCGCTAATCACGCTATTGAAACAACCTTTTTCACAACACCTTGGCAACAACCTTTTATATCATCGTTGCAAACCAAAGTTACGTCGATTTTAAACAATGCGGCAATTGCATGTGGAGGGTTGTTAAATTTTCAGTTGCACCCAGAATTTATTGGTAAAACCTCACTTTTTTATGATCCGTCTCATTTAAATACTTCCGGGTTAAAACTTTTTGTAAAACTTTTACGATCATCACAGACAGAAAAAGTATCCATTGAAAATAGCAACAAGATCAACCCGGCAAACTATAAAACAATAACCTCGGCCGATCTTTTAGACATAATCAACAATTGGAATAAAGACTTAGATACAGATTCGTTTATTCAAGCAATTTGTGAAACACACCGAAATGACTTAATAATTTTATTATATGAAAATATCGAAAAGTTAGGACAAACCAAATTGCTATTTACCGGTAAATCAATTCTCTATGCAAAACCAGAAAGGATAAAACCGATCTTAGAAAAAAATGGTATGATTCATCACCAATATTTTAAAGAAATATCACTACAAGATGCAATCATGTCCGGCAATATCAACATGATCAAAAGTGCAATCCTTCTGGGAGCGGACGTCAACTCCATAAATACCTATGGAGCATCTCCACTGTTCGTTGCGGCAGTTTTTTCTCCAAATTCAGAAATTATCAAAATACTTCTAAAAACCGGTGCCGACCCTTTTTTTATTCCTAAAACAGCAAGCTCTGGATATTATTTAAATCAGTCTGTGTTCACTCTTGCTTTAAAACAAAAAAACCAAATACTTTTAAATTTTCTTACAAGTCAATTTCCTAACCACCCTCTCTCTAGACATGCGATCCTACTAGCAGAGCTGAATAAACACCCAGACAATGCTCTCGCATTCAAGGAAGCGGCGGCTCTCAACCGGAAATACTATAACTCCAGCAATCCTCTAATGCAGAGACTTCACTTAAATAGAACGGACATAGAAAAAGTATCCACATCAAACAACGTAACTACTCTCAAATTTGGAACGACAGAATTAGTTTTAACACCGCGAGAAGCATATCTTTATGAACACATAAATGTTCTGAACAACGTTTACGAATTAATTGAAGAAACAACTAAATTTCAAGCAAATAAACTCTCTTTTCAAGGCACTCGCGAACAACATTTTCAAGCTATATTTCAAGATATAGGTCGTTTAGTTGGTAATCTGAACCAGCACAACGCTATTTGGATTCTTGACTAATCATCAATACCGTCAAGAAAAGCCCCTCTAATATTGACAGTTCGTTCAGAATAACCTAACAAACTAGCATCATGTTAAAGCAACTATTTACATCAAAAACCAGAATCAAACTTCTGCTTAAGTTATTCCTCAATCCGGGAGTCTCCTCCTACTTGCGTGAATTAGCTGCCGAATTTGATGTTTCTCCCAACGCAATGAAGGAAGAACTGGACGGCTTAAGTGACGCAGGATACCTGAACAAGAAAAAAGAAGGGCGTTACATATTCTACAACGCCAACTCCTCTCACCCCTTCTTTCCAGAAATCAGTTCAATAGTCCGCAAATATATCGGAATCGACCAGATCCTCGAATACATACTCTCCACTATCGGAGATGTTGATTCAGTCTATGTTCTTGACGACTACGCCAAAGGCATTGACTCCGGGCTGATTGACGTCCTCATTATCGGCGACGACATCGACTCGGACAGAATTGTTGATCTTTGCGCCAAAGCGGAAGAAGCAATTCAACGTAAAATCAGATTCATGGTCCTCGGCACAGAAGAATTTACAACAACTAGTAATATTTATTTAAAACGGCCTAATTGGAAGGTTGTCTAAATATCTATGATAAGAATCTGCTTAAAAATGGAGAATTAATCTCATGAATATTCCTTTTATCGATCTAAAAAAACAATATTCGCGTATTGAAAAACAAGTCCGTAGCAACATGGACGCCGTTATGGAACATGGCGCCTACATTATGGGTCCCGAAATTCCAGCTCTTGAAAAAAAACTCGCTGAATACTGCGGAGCAAAACACGGACTGGGGTGCGCATCAGGAACTGATGCACTGACTCTTGCGCTCATGGCTCTCGATGTAAAACCAGGCGACGCTGTGTTCACCACCCCCTTCACTTTTTTTGCAACAGCTGAAGCTATCGCTCTTCTAGGTGCAACTCCGGTATACGTAGACATTGACCCCGTAACTTTCAACATCGACCCTGCAAAGCTCGAAAAAACTATCGAAGCTCTCAAGGGAAGCGACAACGGCTATCCTCTTCCTAAGGTAAAAGGACTCACTGCCAGAGGCATTATCAGCGTAGGAATTTTCGGACTGCCTGCTGATTACGATGCAATTAAAGCAATCGCTGACAAGCATGACCTTTTCATTATTGAAGATGGAGCTCAGAGCTTCGGCGGAGAGTATAAGGGCAGAAAATCGGGTACGTTCGGTGATATTTCCTGCACATCTTTCTTTCCAGCCAAGCCTCTCGGTTGTTACGGAGACGGTGGCATGTGTTTCACTGATGATGACAAACTGATCGAACGTCTGCGCTCACACCGTGTACACGGACAGGGCCCAGACAAGTATGACAATATCTGCCTCGGCATCACCGGTAGACTGGACACTCTTCAAGCTGCCGCTCTCCATGCTAAATTTGATATTTTCCCCGAAGAAGTTGAATTGCGCGACAAAGTTGCTGCAACTTACGCTGAGCTTCTGAAAGATATCGAAGGGCTGACTCCTCCAAGCACTCCCGAAGGTGACCTTTCCGTATGGGCGCAGTATTGCCCGCTTGCAAAAGACAGCGCACACCGCGACAGGATTCAGGCTGCACTTAAAGAAAAAGGTGTTCCTTCTCCTATCTATTATCCTATTCCGCTGCACCTACAAACCGCATTCAAAGAACTCGGCTATAAAGCTGGCGATTGTCCGATAAGTGAAGACACTGCAAAACGCATTTTTGCAATCCCCATGCACCCCTACCTCGAAAGGGACGCACAGGAATACATCGCAGACGCCATTAAAAACGCTTAATAAAAGAGTGCAAGAAACACTGCTTGTCATAATAACAGATCGCCTTTCGCACATAATTGCGAAAGGCGAACTGATAGACCGCTACTATAATCCCGGCGGCCTGTTCAAGCACGTACATATTCTGATGACCAATGATGACAAGCCGGATATTGAAGCTTTGCAGCGAACCGTTGGAGATGCCAAACTTACGTTGCATAATCTCCCTTCAGGAATGTCATTACTCGCTAAAACTCTATGGAGACCATTTCTCCTTAAAAAATGGGCTGAACAAGGCATTGAGCTAGCAAAAGAAATCAAGCCTCAGCTTGTACGCTGTTACGGCAACTTTCTTAACGGATATATCGGCGCCCGCATCCGGGAAGAACTTAACATTCCCCTGTTTGTATCCCTACACACACAGCCGGATGCAACACGTTCAAGAACAGAGGTAGGCTTCAAAACCCAAGTATTTTATCACCTTTCAAAAGCACTTGAAAAGTATACTCTGAAATATGCAGACAAAGTAAGTTGCGTATATGGCTCAATTGTTGATTATGCGCGCAACCGTGGAGTAAAAAATCCAATTACCGCGTACAATGTTATTAATTCTGGGCCCCTTTCCCGCAAACAAAGCTATTGCTCAAAATCTCCACTACAAATTTTATATGTAGGCAGGCTTATCCCGGCCAAAAACCCTGAAAACATAATCAAGGGAATGCAGGGCAAAAATGTTGAATTGACCATAGTCGGAAGCGGAACAAAAGAAATAGAGATGAAAAAATTAAGCTCTACTCTTGGGCTTAACGATAAAATTCACTTTATTCCGGCTCTGACGAATGATGAACTTTGTCGCACAATGCATGAATATGATATTTTCGCCGGACATTCCCAATATAGCGAACTCCCTAAAACGGTACTTGAAGCCTCACTTTGCGGACTACCTATTCTGGTCAATTCACGAAAGGGGAAAGCTGTTCCCGAATATAAAAACGGCTGGGCAATGCTGGTTGACGATTCTCCCGAAGGATACAGCAAAGGAATTGATTTCTTTTCAAATGAAGACAATCGTAAAAAGTTTGGAGAGATGGCAGCAAAGTATGCTGATTCGCATTGGAACCCCAATCATGCAGAATCTGTTTTTACCGAGATTCACAGGACACTAACAAACTCATGAAAAAATCTATACTTTTTATAGCATATGATTTCCCGCCGATTCTGTCGCCGGAATCAATTCAGGTTCAACGCAGAGCTATTGCTTTGGCTCAGAAAGGGCACAACGTTCATGTGCTGACCGCCTGTGATAATCCTGACTTCGAATTCATTGACCCGACGCTTAACCGCGAGCACGAAAACCTGACCATCCACAGGGTTAATAAGCTGCCCGCGGAAAAAGCACTGCACTACATTTGCGGCGGACTTGAAATTACCGACCGCAAACTCTGGTGGAAATTTCCTGCCGTAAAAGCTGCGCTTAAAATTATATCAGAATTTAAAATCAAAAACCTTTACACACACTCAACTCCTCTGGTTAACCATCTGGCTGGATTTGAGGTAAAAAAGGTTATTAAGACAATCCACTGGACCGCACATTTTTCCGATCCATGGACCATGAATCCATACATATCCTACAGAACAGGACTCCAGAAAAAGATCAACAAGGGTCTTGAATCAGGCATAATTTCAAAGGTCGACAAAATCACCGTTACCTCTGAAAAAACCCGCGACATGTTTGTTAACGGGCTTAAAGCCGACAATGAAAAAATCAGAGTTCTGCCTCATGTTTTTGACCCCGAGCTCTACAGCCGAAAAGAATCTGACAGTGGCAAAAAGATAGTTGCTCATACAGGAAATATTTACGGACTGCGCACAGTAATTCCGCTTATTGAAGCGATTGAACAGGTTCAACCTAAAAACCTGGAATTTCATTTTTACGGGCGCATGAAAGATGACGAACGCGAGCTGGCTCAGGAAAAATGTCCTGATTTGATTAAAATTTTTGATCCTATTCCGTATTTGAAATCAATTCAGGTGCTTTCCGATGCTGACATATTATTGGTAATCGATGCCCCCCTGAATAATTCACCGTTTTTCCCATCTAAGCTTGCGGATTATATAGGAGCAGGAAAGCCGGTTGCGGCACTCACTCCGCTTTCATCCACAACAACCGACATTGTTAGAAAGATTCAAAAAGATTTGCTCATTGCGGACAGTTCAGATGTTACGGCAATAGCAGCGCTGCTGAATCGGCTCGAAAATACCGACGGTTCCACTCTCAAAGAGAACTGCCAAGAATTCTACAACATGAATAATAACTACGAAAAAATACGCGAGGCTTTGATAGATGAATAATGCCAAAATTCTTGTAACTGGTGGAGCCGGAGCAATCGGCCTGAATTTAATTGAAAGACTGCTTCGCTGTGACGTCGGACAAATTCTGGTTCTCGACGACCTTTCCTCAGGCTATAAGAATTATCTTCCTGATGATGAGCGCATTATTTTTCATAATTCCGATATCGGTAAAATCGAGACTTATCGGTCAGTGATGGAAGAATTCAAGCCGAACTATGTTTTTCATCTCGCAGCCCATTTTGCGAATCAGAACTCAGTGGATCACCCGTTCAAAGATGTTCAGGCAAATATCATCGGAACAATGAACCTGCTTGAAATATGTAAAGAAAATACTGAACTTAAAAAGTTCGTCTACACATCATCTTCATGCGTCTACGGAGACGCGGCTATCATGCGCGAAGAGGACTATAT
This genomic window contains:
- a CDS encoding nucleoside-diphosphate sugar epimerase/dehydratase, which translates into the protein MINNLRNANFYMMVILDLCIFAVSFYAAYLFRFDFNLPEYATIQLLDLLKYTVIIKFSVFLGLGLYRGMWRYTGLRDLWHILEATFLQSLILVTLVLYKFGFDGFSRGVFIIDWMLTIFMVGGVRVLIRAFYSYHEGNSLQFTPASCPADGHNALIIGAGRAGEKVAREIMGSGQLRFTPIGFIDNDRNKRGRTIHGIPVLGGLEDLPVIIENRCVNNILIAVAEASGSQMRSIIEACKTTGLPYKILPGMDEIINGKVGIKALRDVSYQDLLGRSQVQLDTTRISQYISGKTVLVTGCGGSIGSELVRQVVRFNPAKLILVDASEANLYSIQMELHHELKFNDYVTVLGSVQNSSLLDRTFGEHKPHTVFHAAAYKHVPMVERNPWQAVNNNICGTKKVMTAADKHGVDRFVIVSTDKAVRPTNIMGASKRVTELLMRLFHNSKTTFMAVRFGNVVGSSGSVVPLFRRQIEKGGPVTVTHPNVTRYFMSISEAAQLILQAGVMAKGGEIFILEMGMPVKIADMARDLIKLSGKEPDKDIEIIFTGLREGEKLYEELITEGEDIVTTEHEKIMVLKAEENDIAAYATELNNLLNQMAEAAHNFDGEKVRAILHDTVAEFDEEG
- a CDS encoding MBOAT family protein, giving the protein MHFAGKLFLVCASFIFYAWWKTEYLFLLSGTIIWNFMMAEALHRWRSKSILSLAVCGNISVLGYFKYKNFFFDNIAGLTGMPSITEKVIIPLGVSFYTFQQISFLVDTYRGKADRCNLLDYTLFVSFFPQLVAGPISYQHEITPQFNASDAGNLNYNNIGQGFFLFSIGLFKKIVIADSLAPYVEKGFDNALALPFWDSWATSLAYTCQLYFDFSGYTDMALGLGLLFNIKLPNNFNSPYKSTNIQEFWRKWHITLGRFVRDYIYIPLGGSRKGSYRTLANLFSSFLLIGLWHGAGWNFVLWGGLHGGAIVIHRIWQNTGGKLPIYAGWILTFLYVNACWVLFRATTTYDAIKIFKGMMGMVNVGFSTALTLTDDFILLGACMGLIAFTALFKNSVEISHEMKFSFKESALTLTFFVISFIKLYSYQTFLYFDF
- a CDS encoding winged helix-turn-helix domain-containing protein — translated: MLKQLFTSKTRIKLLLKLFLNPGVSSYLRELAAEFDVSPNAMKEELDGLSDAGYLNKKKEGRYIFYNANSSHPFFPEISSIVRKYIGIDQILEYILSTIGDVDSVYVLDDYAKGIDSGLIDVLIIGDDIDSDRIVDLCAKAEEAIQRKIRFMVLGTEEFTTTSNIYLKRPNWKVV
- a CDS encoding DegT/DnrJ/EryC1/StrS aminotransferase family protein; this translates as MNIPFIDLKKQYSRIEKQVRSNMDAVMEHGAYIMGPEIPALEKKLAEYCGAKHGLGCASGTDALTLALMALDVKPGDAVFTTPFTFFATAEAIALLGATPVYVDIDPVTFNIDPAKLEKTIEALKGSDNGYPLPKVKGLTARGIISVGIFGLPADYDAIKAIADKHDLFIIEDGAQSFGGEYKGRKSGTFGDISCTSFFPAKPLGCYGDGGMCFTDDDKLIERLRSHRVHGQGPDKYDNICLGITGRLDTLQAAALHAKFDIFPEEVELRDKVAATYAELLKDIEGLTPPSTPEGDLSVWAQYCPLAKDSAHRDRIQAALKEKGVPSPIYYPIPLHLQTAFKELGYKAGDCPISEDTAKRIFAIPMHPYLERDAQEYIADAIKNA
- a CDS encoding glycosyltransferase; amino-acid sequence: MQETLLVIITDRLSHIIAKGELIDRYYNPGGLFKHVHILMTNDDKPDIEALQRTVGDAKLTLHNLPSGMSLLAKTLWRPFLLKKWAEQGIELAKEIKPQLVRCYGNFLNGYIGARIREELNIPLFVSLHTQPDATRSRTEVGFKTQVFYHLSKALEKYTLKYADKVSCVYGSIVDYARNRGVKNPITAYNVINSGPLSRKQSYCSKSPLQILYVGRLIPAKNPENIIKGMQGKNVELTIVGSGTKEIEMKKLSSTLGLNDKIHFIPALTNDELCRTMHEYDIFAGHSQYSELPKTVLEASLCGLPILVNSRKGKAVPEYKNGWAMLVDDSPEGYSKGIDFFSNEDNRKKFGEMAAKYADSHWNPNHAESVFTEIHRTLTNS
- a CDS encoding glycosyltransferase; the encoded protein is MKKSILFIAYDFPPILSPESIQVQRRAIALAQKGHNVHVLTACDNPDFEFIDPTLNREHENLTIHRVNKLPAEKALHYICGGLEITDRKLWWKFPAVKAALKIISEFKIKNLYTHSTPLVNHLAGFEVKKVIKTIHWTAHFSDPWTMNPYISYRTGLQKKINKGLESGIISKVDKITVTSEKTRDMFVNGLKADNEKIRVLPHVFDPELYSRKESDSGKKIVAHTGNIYGLRTVIPLIEAIEQVQPKNLEFHFYGRMKDDERELAQEKCPDLIKIFDPIPYLKSIQVLSDADILLVIDAPLNNSPFFPSKLADYIGAGKPVAALTPLSSTTTDIVRKIQKDLLIADSSDVTAIAALLNRLENTDGSTLKENCQEFYNMNNNYEKIREALIDE